The genomic interval GATCTTGAAATTATTGGAATAGGAACCGCTCCCTCGCGTGGGTTAAAAAAAGGCGTAGTGGTTAACTTAGAGTCAACCGTTCATTCAATACAACGGGCTGTTGAAGAGGCTGAGTTAATGGCAGGCTGCCAAATTCAATCTGTTTTTGCAGGGATTGCGGGGAGTCATATTAAAAGTCTTAATTCTCACGGAATTGTTGCTATCCGCGATAAAGAAGTGAGACAGCATGATATAGATCGTGTGATTGATTCGGCGAGAGCTGTGGCTATTCCAGCCGATCAAAAAATATTACATATCTTGCCTCAAGAGTTTGTAATTGATCAGCAAGATGGAATTAAAGAGCCGATTGGAATGTCGGGGATTCGTTTAGAGGCGAAAGTTCACATGGTCACAGGCAGTGTGAGTGCGGCTCAAAATATTATAAAATGTATTCGTCGTTGTGGCTTAGATGTCGATGATATTGTTTTAGAGCAATTAGCCTCATGTACCTCAGTTTTAACTGAAGATGAAAAAGAATTAGGGGTTTTATTATGTGATATAGGTGGTGGAACAACCGATATTGCTATTTTTACGGATGGCGCAATAAAACATACCGCCGTGATTCCTATTGCAGGCGATCAGGTGACCAATGATATTGCCGTTGCTTTACGAACCCCGACTAAAAATGCGGAACAAATAAAATGTCAATATGCCTGCGCATTGACAGAAATGACAAGTAATGAAGACATTCTTGAAGTGGCTAGTATTGGCGAAAGATCAGCGCGTGAAATTTCAGTTAGACATTTATCTGAAGTGGTTGAACCCCGTTATGAGGAACTACTCTTGTTGGTACAGGCTGAATTAAGGCGAAGTGGTTACGAAGATTTAATTACTGCAGGTCTTGTCTTAACAGGGGGAAGTTCAAAAGTAAAAGGACTGACTGAATTAGCCGAATCAATTTTTCATATTCCTGTCCGTGTTGGAATGCCTCAACATGTTGCGGGGTTAACTGATGTGGTACAAAACCCAATTTACTCAACAGGTGTGGGTTTATTACTTTATGGGCGTGAACATCATGGTGGTTTTGATAAAAGAGGCGAGGAGTCTTCTGGATTGTTATCAATGATCAAAAATTGGTTTCAGGGCAACTTTTAAAAATTTATAAGGCTTTATTTAGGGGCGGTAAAATGAAATACGAACTAGTCGATGCAAGCAATGAGAATGCTATCATCAAGGTTATTGGTATTGGAGGCGGTGGGGGTAATGCGGTTAATCACATGGTGGATAGTAGTATTGATGGCGTACAGTTTATTTGTGCTAATACCGATGCGCAAGCACTAAGACGTTTAAATGTCGATACGGTGGTACAGATAGGTATTGAGCTTACAAATGGACTTGGAGCAGGGACTCGCCCCGAAGTAGGTAAAAAAGCCGCCGAAGAGAATTCAGAACGTCTCAAAGAAGTTATTGAAGGCGCAGATATGGTTTTTTTAACCGCAGGAATGGGCGGCGGCACAGGAACAGGGGCTATTTCAGTCATTGCTCAAATCGCCAAAGAACTCGGAGTTCTAACTGTTGCTGTCGTAACAAAACCATTTGATTTTGAAGGAAAAAAGAAAATTTTAGTGGCAGAAGAGGGCATTAAAGTATTAGAAGAGCATGTTGATTCTTTAATTATTATTCCTAATCAAAAATTATTACCTGTTTTAGGTAATAATCTTTCTTTAGTCAATGCGTTTAAAGCCGCTAATGATGTATTGCTTGATGCCGTACAGGGGATCACTGAATTAATAACCCATCCAGGACTCATTAACGTTGATTTTGCCGATGTAGAAACGGTGATGACTAATATGGGAACAGCTATCATGGGATCAGGTTCCGCATCGGGTGAAAATCGTGCGAGAGAAGCGGCAGAAAAAGCGATAGCCTGTCCTTTATTAGAGGATATTAGTCTACAAGGCGCGAAAGGAATTTTAGTGAATATTACGGCTTCCGACATGGACTTAACTGAATTTAATGAAGTCGGTAATATTATGCACTCATTTGCCTCAGATGATGCGGATATGAAAATTGGAACGGCCATTAATTCTGAAATGGGCGATGAAATTAAAGTAACCGTGGTCGCAACGGGGATGGGAAGTGAGGATCGAGTGATGGTAGATCCTGTTAAATTAGTTCAAAAAGCGGCAGTCGGTGATGTTAGCTACGATGTTTTAGATAGACCGACGATTCTTCGCAATAAGACAACAGAAACCAAAGAAACACGGTTTGGCGCACAACCTCAAAAGAACGGTGATATGGATTTGGATTATCTGGATATTCCTGCTTTTTTACGTAGACAAGCCGATTAAAACGTATCGTTAGCTGACTTAACACATTTATATTTATGATAAAACAACAAACATTAAAAAATACGATTAGAGCCACAGGTGTGGGTTTACATACCGGTGATAAGGTTTATCTGACCTTACACCCCGCGGAGGTTAATACGGGAATTTGCTTTCGACGAGTAGATTTAACACCGCCTGTGACTATTCAGGCAACCCCTGAGAATGTGGGTGAAACACTGCTGTCAACCACCTTAGTGCAAAATGAAATAAAAATATCGACCGTTGAGCATTTGCTATCAGCATTAGCAGGCTTAGGCATTGATAATGCGATTATTGATGTCAGTTCGGCAGAAGTGCCTATTATGGATGGAAGTGCAGGCCCTTTTGTTTTTTTGATTCAATCAGCGGGAATTACTGAACAAAACGCGCCTAAGAAATATATTCGTATAAAGCGTATTATTCGAGTCAGTGAGGGGGATAAATGGGCAGAATTTGAACCGCTTGAAAGTTTTAAAGTCTCTTTTACGATTGATTTTGAACACCCAGCCTTTGCGGATCATTTAAAAATGGCAACCATGGATTTCTCATCAACGACGTTTGTTAAAGAAGTGAGTCGCGCTAGAACCTTTGGTTTTATGAAAGATATTGAATTTTTAAGAGAAAATAACTTAGCACTAGGGGGAAGTCTTGATAATGCCATTATTATTGATGATGACAAAGTTTTAAATGAAGGGGGGTTACGTTATGCCGATGAATTTGTTAAACATAAAATTTTAGATGCCATTGGTGATTTATATTTATTGGGTCATAGTTTAATTGGACACTTTAAAGGGTATAAATCAGGGCATACCTTAAATAATAAATTGTTACGGGCTTTATTAGCAAATGAAGATGCTTGGGAAATGGTCACGTTTGAAAATGGAGAAAAAGCCTCTATTTATTTTTCACAGCCCCCACCCGTTACGGAATAATAAGACGCTTATGCGTTAGTTTTAGGGAGTAATTTTTTTAACGTTTGGCTTAAGTTCACTAAAGATTGCTTTAATTTTTTATCATGAATGGATTCGCTGCAATAATCTAACAGTTCAATATTACGCTTAGAGGGTGTTTTTTTTAAACTGTGCTGGTTTTTTTTTGGCTTATGAATTGATGGAATTAGTTGAATTTTTAGACTACTGATTTGGGTTATTTTGGCATTAACGATCGCCTCTAACATCGCCTGTTGATAAAAGCGTAATTGGGAAGACCACGCGGCAGAATCGGTATAAATATGGAGTTTTTTGTTTAAAACCACACAATATAAAAGGTGTTTAGCCATTAAATCGGGTAAGGGTTTTTTGACTAACATGAGCAGGTGATTCTGTTGATTTATCTTACGTTGGTAATTGGCTAAAATACGGTTATTGTAAGTCTTTATCGTTTTAAAATGCTCTTTTTTAGGGGCTATCATAGATTTTAACGTTATTTTTATTGAAAAATGATTCGGCTTAAAAAACGTTGATGTTTTAAGTTTAAAAGGCAATATAAACAGGTTAACATCAAATAAATATAACCCTATCTACTGCTAGTTGAAGACTTATGCTATTATGGGCGGTTTTAAATTAATTGGAGAACTGTGATGGCAAAAGAAGATCAGATAGAAATGGAAGGTAAAGTAATTGATACCTTACCTAATACCATGTTTCGGGTTGAACTTGAAAATGGACACGTGGTTACCGCACATATTTCTGGAAAAATGCGTAAGCATTATATTCGTATTTTAACGGGTGATAAAGTAAAAGTAGAAATGACCCCTTATGATTTATCAAAGGGGCGGATTACTTTTCGTATGCGCTAATCTTATTATCCATAGAAGAATAGCGCATTTTATTAGGGATCGTTTAATTTTTCTCGGTGATACTTAAACTTTTACTTTCAATCGCAAAGCAAAGTTTTTTGTTTTCGATAAAAATACGAACATGACCGCCCTGTGCAAGTTTTCCGAATAATAAATCATTGGCGAGTGGCTTTTTAATTGTTTCTTGAATTAAACGAGCCATCGGTCTTGCTCCCATTTTGGGGTCGCACCCATTTTCTGCTAACCATAAACGTGCATCTGCAGTCAGTGCAAGGGTTACATGCTTTTCATCTAATAATGCTTCCAATTCAAAAATAAATTTATCGACAACATTACCTACGATTAGTATATCCAGTGCCTTGAACTGGACAATCGCATCTAAACGATTACGAAATTCAGGTGAAAAACTTTTTTCGATGGCTTTCAAATTGTCAGTGGCATGATTTTGTTGTGTAAAGCCAATTGATGCACGACTGCCTTCGGCTGCCCCTGCATTGGTCGTCATGACGAGAATAATATTTCTAAAATCAGCTTTACGTCCATTATTATCGGTTAAGGTTCCATGATCCATAACTTGTAATAATAAATTAAAAACATCAGGATGGGCTTTTTCAATTTCATCCAGTAGTAAGACGGCATGAGGATTTTTGGTGACTTTCTCGGTTAATAACCCTCCTTGATCAAACCCGACATACCCTGGGGGCGCGCCGATTAAACGGGAAACGGTATGGCTTTCCATATATTCAGACATATCAAAGCGAATTAATTCAACCCCAAGTACTTTAGCCAGTTGTCGTGTAACTTCTGTTTTCCCTACGCCTGTGGGGCCTGCAAATAAAAATGAGCCAATGGTTTTGGATTTATCACGCAACCCCGCACGTGATAGTTTAATTGCCGAGGCTAATGAGTTAATCGCTTCATCTTGACCAAAGACTAGCATTTTTAGATTTTTTTCTAAATTCTCTAGGGTCTTTTTATCTTTTGTTGAAACAGATTTTTCAGGGATGCGGGCAATTTTTGCAATAATCTCTTCAATTTCGGCGGAATTAATGGTTTCTTTACGTTGAGATTTATCGGTAATGCGTTGCTTTGCACCCGCTTCATCAATCACATCGATGGCTTTGTCAGGTAAAAAACGATCTGTAATAAAGCGTTCTGATAATTCAGCCGCCGACTGTAAGGCTTCATCACTGTATTTTATTTGATGATGGGCTTCAAAACGAAATTTTAATCCTTGTAAAATTTGAAAAGTTTCTTCTACAGACGGTTCAATAATATCAATTTTTTGGAAACGGCGTGCCAGTGCATGATCTTTTTCAAAAATACTACGGTATTCCTGATAAGTCGTGGAGCCTATACAGCGTAGCTGGCCTGAAGCAAGCATCGGTTTAATTAAGTTAGAGGCATCCATAACCCCGCCAGAGGCAGAACCTGCGCCAATAATAGTATGGATTTCATCAATAAACAAAATAGATTCAGGCTGTTTTTTGAGTTGATTCATTAAGGCTTTTAAGCGTTTTTCAAAATCCCCTCGGTATTTTGTTCCAGCAACTAATGCGCCTAAATCTAACGAATAAATAATATTATCGTTTAAAATTTGAGGAACTTCACCCTCTACAATTCGTTTGGCTAAGCCTTCGGCAATAGCCGTTTTACCGACACCTGCTTCACCGACTAAAAGCGGATTATTTTTACGGCGGCGGCAGAGGGTTTGAATGGTTCGTTCAATTTCAAGTTCTCGCCCAATTAAAGGGTCGATTCTATCTTTCTTGGCCTCTTCATTCAGATTAAGGGTGTATTTTTCTAAGGGGTTGTTAGCCGATTGTTCCGTCTCTTTGTTCGCGTTAGTTTTTTCTATATTTTCATTTTCTTCTTGCTCAATTTTTGAAATGCCGTGAGCTAAGTAATTAACCACGTCTAATCGAGTAATATCTTGTTTTTTTAGCA from Methylococcales bacterium carries:
- the ftsA gene encoding cell division protein FtsA, whose amino-acid sequence is MAKKTERSIVVGLDIGTSKVAAIVGEYDYEDDLEIIGIGTAPSRGLKKGVVVNLESTVHSIQRAVEEAELMAGCQIQSVFAGIAGSHIKSLNSHGIVAIRDKEVRQHDIDRVIDSARAVAIPADQKILHILPQEFVIDQQDGIKEPIGMSGIRLEAKVHMVTGSVSAAQNIIKCIRRCGLDVDDIVLEQLASCTSVLTEDEKELGVLLCDIGGGTTDIAIFTDGAIKHTAVIPIAGDQVTNDIAVALRTPTKNAEQIKCQYACALTEMTSNEDILEVASIGERSAREISVRHLSEVVEPRYEELLLLVQAELRRSGYEDLITAGLVLTGGSSKVKGLTELAESIFHIPVRVGMPQHVAGLTDVVQNPIYSTGVGLLLYGREHHGGFDKRGEESSGLLSMIKNWFQGNF
- the ftsZ gene encoding cell division protein FtsZ, coding for MKYELVDASNENAIIKVIGIGGGGGNAVNHMVDSSIDGVQFICANTDAQALRRLNVDTVVQIGIELTNGLGAGTRPEVGKKAAEENSERLKEVIEGADMVFLTAGMGGGTGTGAISVIAQIAKELGVLTVAVVTKPFDFEGKKKILVAEEGIKVLEEHVDSLIIIPNQKLLPVLGNNLSLVNAFKAANDVLLDAVQGITELITHPGLINVDFADVETVMTNMGTAIMGSGSASGENRAREAAEKAIACPLLEDISLQGAKGILVNITASDMDLTEFNEVGNIMHSFASDDADMKIGTAINSEMGDEIKVTVVATGMGSEDRVMVDPVKLVQKAAVGDVSYDVLDRPTILRNKTTETKETRFGAQPQKNGDMDLDYLDIPAFLRRQAD
- the lpxC gene encoding UDP-3-O-acyl-N-acetylglucosamine deacetylase; its protein translation is MIKQQTLKNTIRATGVGLHTGDKVYLTLHPAEVNTGICFRRVDLTPPVTIQATPENVGETLLSTTLVQNEIKISTVEHLLSALAGLGIDNAIIDVSSAEVPIMDGSAGPFVFLIQSAGITEQNAPKKYIRIKRIIRVSEGDKWAEFEPLESFKVSFTIDFEHPAFADHLKMATMDFSSTTFVKEVSRARTFGFMKDIEFLRENNLALGGSLDNAIIIDDDKVLNEGGLRYADEFVKHKILDAIGDLYLLGHSLIGHFKGYKSGHTLNNKLLRALLANEDAWEMVTFENGEKASIYFSQPPPVTE
- a CDS encoding DciA family protein; the protein is MIAPKKEHFKTIKTYNNRILANYQRKINQQNHLLMLVKKPLPDLMAKHLLYCVVLNKKLHIYTDSAAWSSQLRFYQQAMLEAIVNAKITQISSLKIQLIPSIHKPKKNQHSLKKTPSKRNIELLDYCSESIHDKKLKQSLVNLSQTLKKLLPKTNA
- the infA gene encoding translation initiation factor IF-1, which translates into the protein MAKEDQIEMEGKVIDTLPNTMFRVELENGHVVTAHISGKMRKHYIRILTGDKVKVEMTPYDLSKGRITFRMR
- the clpA gene encoding ATP-dependent Clp protease ATP-binding subunit ClpA translates to MLSREIEVTLNQAFTTAHSLRHEFITVEHLLLALLTTPSVEPILKSCACDIPMLADELTQYIKDTISLIPAEIDRETQPTLGFQRVLQRAVFHVQASDKKEVSGENIFVALFSEQESHSVFLLKKQDITRLDVVNYLAHGISKIEQEENENIEKTNANKETEQSANNPLEKYTLNLNEEAKKDRIDPLIGRELEIERTIQTLCRRRKNNPLLVGEAGVGKTAIAEGLAKRIVEGEVPQILNDNIIYSLDLGALVAGTKYRGDFEKRLKALMNQLKKQPESILFIDEIHTIIGAGSASGGVMDASNLIKPMLASGQLRCIGSTTYQEYRSIFEKDHALARRFQKIDIIEPSVEETFQILQGLKFRFEAHHQIKYSDEALQSAAELSERFITDRFLPDKAIDVIDEAGAKQRITDKSQRKETINSAEIEEIIAKIARIPEKSVSTKDKKTLENLEKNLKMLVFGQDEAINSLASAIKLSRAGLRDKSKTIGSFLFAGPTGVGKTEVTRQLAKVLGVELIRFDMSEYMESHTVSRLIGAPPGYVGFDQGGLLTEKVTKNPHAVLLLDEIEKAHPDVFNLLLQVMDHGTLTDNNGRKADFRNIILVMTTNAGAAEGSRASIGFTQQNHATDNLKAIEKSFSPEFRNRLDAIVQFKALDILIVGNVVDKFIFELEALLDEKHVTLALTADARLWLAENGCDPKMGARPMARLIQETIKKPLANDLLFGKLAQGGHVRIFIENKKLCFAIESKSLSITEKN